The stretch of DNA TATAAACGTTTATGCAAGTGTCAgacgaaaatttttgaaaatcataGAACTACCTGTAAGTAAGACACTTGGGTAGCGCTATCCAACACAAAAGAATGTTCTCCCATTTGCAAAGTTATCTTCCCTGATTTATGGATGCGTAGAGTTCCTAATCGACCTTCAGGAATATCTTCAAAAACACTTTCTTTATCAGGTTTTGCTTCAGAAATGGAGTGATCAACGACTTTCTCTTGAATTGCAGTCCCGGGTTCGTTTTTAACTTGAGGACGTTCCTTATCCGATTTCAGGCTTGGCAGCACATCTGGTAACTTCAATCAAAATAGAATTGCACGATTAGACGACCAACTACCCGGCGATAATGTCATATGTCAACTTACCTGAATGAACAGTAATTCACCCtcattttggaaaatgtgtTCTCCTGTGACTTGAGAAGGTTTCAGACGTCGCTGGTAAGAAGATGCTTTAGGAGTCGGAATTGGTTTTTTCTCATCCTTCTCTTGCTTGACTaatgtaaatttcaatattatttttttagtttgtgtgCAAAAAGATTTAAACTTTCTGAAAAATATACACATACTGGTGACCCCTCCTTCTACTGTGATGGCTGGTTTGCTTTCAGATTTTATACCAATATCGTCAACTTCTTCCTTTACACTTGCAtctaaataattataaaaacaaaaacaaccacaTTAAATGTACCATTCCTTTACTGCTACTCAGTTATGCATACCTAAACTTGATTTTGGTAGTTGGATGGGCTGCATTACCACATTATTGTAAAAACCATCACCCAGTTCAGAATCATCCAAGAAATCATCTCTTAGCAATGCACTCAGAGCAGCGTCTTCCTCTTCCTTGTTCACTTTGGTGTTctgtttgaattcaattaaacttactggttatttttttttgtcttttgttaaaaattgaacTTGTATTCTACCTGAGTGTTCAGTCGTGGTTTTTCCAACCCACCAGAAGAGCCTCCACCTTCTCTGTCAGCATATGCTGATGATGAACTTCTCATTTTTGGATTCGAATCACATACTCCTTGTCCAAAAAGTGCTCCTTCGCTCTTAAAGAATAGAATGTAATAGTTGAAGGATATTAGACATATTATTAGcataacaatacaaaaaaattagtacTTGAACCCATTCCTTTCCTCTGCCTCTTCCTCTTCCCCGGTTATCATCTCTTCTACCACCTCGCCCTCTGCCATTACTAGAAGATTCTGCAGAGTTGTCAACATTCAAAGGTGCCTCCAGAGTTTTTGTGCGCCTAACTGGGATTGTCGGTTTGAATTCCTTCTTTGGTTTTGCAGCCCCTGACacagaatttaaatttggtcTGGAACTCCCACCTAGGCTAAGATCCCTTTCCCCACGCAAAGAAGGTAGtctaaaaattattagtattttaataatcaataataaaaatttttattgcacaATCGTTAGTTCATTACCTCCCTGATCTATTGGCATTTAAAGGCGATGTCGCTGCTTTGAGAGCGAGTTTTTTTACGAGATCTGATGGATTTCCTCCTGAACcgctcattttcaattttcactttttacttCACAAAATCGTGTTTTACAATTTTGTCTTTGCTAAACAACAaagcattattattatctaaaCAACACTGTCGACTGTCGCACTCTGCTCGTCCTCGTCTGCTGTCGCGATTTTTGAGCCTACAGACGAACTTTCGCGACAACTGTAGTATAGTCAAATTGGCGATTTGaccccaaacaaattattaccTGAATTTTTGTTCGTGAGCACTGTGTGTACTATAAAAAtgtagttatttttaaaatactagtTAAAACTATCGTGTAGAACATGTATAAATcgtgatttgaaattttatttcccgtgtaaatattctttcttgttgaaataaaccatttaaaaaaatattaaattttagaaaatctttcattctatAAGTACCCAACTTTTTGTGCAGTTATAACGAGatttagtattttaaaaaaaattaaacgtaaaacccaatttttttcccccgcgAAAAAGTGTTTCCGTATTTAACACAGCCGCTTATGGGaaaatgggtttttttaaaaacagtatTTACATGACATCTTAGCAC from Daphnia pulex isolate KAP4 chromosome 4, ASM2113471v1 encodes:
- the LOC124193134 gene encoding DNA-directed RNA polymerase III subunit RPC4-like isoform X2, whose protein sequence is MSGSGGNPSDLVKKLALKAATSPLNANRSGRDLSLGGSSRPNLNSVSGAAKPKKEFKPTIPVRRTKTLEAPLNVDNSAESSSNGRGRGGRRDDNRGRGRGRGKEWVQSEGALFGQGVCDSNPKMRSSSSAYADREGGGSSGGLEKPRLNTQNTKVNKEEEDAALSALLRDDFLDDSELGDGFYNNVVMQPIQLPKSSLDASVKEEVDDIGIKSESKPAITVEGGVTIKQEKDEKKPIPTPKASSYQRRLKPSQVTGEHIFQNEGELLFIQLPDVLPSLKSDKERPQVKNEPGTAIQEKVVDHSISEAKPDKESVFEDIPEGRLGTLRIHKSGKITLQMGEHSFVLDSATQVSYLQDLISVEVDAEDKTGKMRALGPIKYKTVCLPDWDELIADS
- the LOC124193134 gene encoding DNA-directed RNA polymerase III subunit RPC4-like isoform X1: MSGSGGNPSDLVKKLALKAATSPLNANRSGRLPSLRGERDLSLGGSSRPNLNSVSGAAKPKKEFKPTIPVRRTKTLEAPLNVDNSAESSSNGRGRGGRRDDNRGRGRGRGKEWVQSEGALFGQGVCDSNPKMRSSSSAYADREGGGSSGGLEKPRLNTQNTKVNKEEEDAALSALLRDDFLDDSELGDGFYNNVVMQPIQLPKSSLDASVKEEVDDIGIKSESKPAITVEGGVTIKQEKDEKKPIPTPKASSYQRRLKPSQVTGEHIFQNEGELLFIQLPDVLPSLKSDKERPQVKNEPGTAIQEKVVDHSISEAKPDKESVFEDIPEGRLGTLRIHKSGKITLQMGEHSFVLDSATQVSYLQDLISVEVDAEDKTGKMRALGPIKYKTVCLPDWDELIADS